Below is a genomic region from Elusimicrobiota bacterium.
ACGGGCAGGGGCGGTTGAGCAGGAGCCAGTACAGCCCCAATTCCTTGACGGCGGCCGCGAAGGCGCCGAAATCGACCGGCTTGCAGACGTAGCTGTTCGCGCCGAGGTTGTAGCTCTTGATGCGGTCGTTCTCCTCGTCCGAGGAGCTGAGCACGACCACGGGCAGGTGCCGCGTGCGCTCGTCGCCGCGGATCCTCCTCAGGACCTCGAGGCCGTCGATCTTCGGGAGGTGCAGGTCGAGGAGGACCACCATCGGCCGCAGCGTCGCCGGGGACCCATCGGAGCCGTGGAGCAGGTCGAGCGCCGCCTGGCCGTCG
It encodes:
- a CDS encoding response regulator, whose translation is MIENKVILMVEDNTDDEKLMLMSLRKSSVANEVVVARDGQAALDLLHGSDGSPATLRPMVVLLDLHLPKIDGLEVLRRIRGDERTRHLPVVVLSSSDEENDRIKSYNLGANSYVCKPVDFGAFAAAVKELGLYWLLLNRPCP